Proteins encoded by one window of Musa acuminata AAA Group cultivar baxijiao chromosome BXJ2-9, Cavendish_Baxijiao_AAA, whole genome shotgun sequence:
- the LOC135622481 gene encoding pentatricopeptide repeat-containing protein At2g37310-like, which translates to MRLSVPLQRIAAAATAAQVRWALGSAASHGLAALPDIGAYGVLIQRCADGGCLRQGQQLHARLVVFAVVASNFLASKLISLYSRCGRLHDARRMFDDIPRRNLFSWNAMLLAYALHGPASHAIRLFSSFPTSLSPDAFTLSALLKSLSSLPPSSSSAYRSAHAFAVRHGLVCNIFVSNGLITAYAHGDDIASAQRVFDTMPQRDIVSWNSMIAGYSQSGHYQECLRLYREMEARSGGVLPNAVTVVSVLQACSQLKDLLFGMEVHRFAVEHGIQMERVAWNSVIGFYAKCGSLDSARRLFEEMSDKDGVSYSAMITGYMSYGFVRPAMDVFRQAVAPVLSTWNAVIAGLAQNNYHDEVLDLVCEMQASGFSPNSVTLSSLLPTLSFNSSLLGGKQVHGYAIRNDCHQNIYVATALIDTYAKSGFLEGARRVFDVSVGRSVVVWTAIISAYAAHGDADAALSLFDRMLDAGIKPDLVTFTAVLSACAHAGAVDEARHIFDAMSSVYRVSPTVEHYACMVGVLSRGGMLKEAVKFIDKMPIEPNSKTWGALLNGAAVYGDVEVGRFAFEQLLEIEPENTGNYIVMANLYSKDGRREEAKTVREKMRGIRLEKTAGCSWIETSDGLQVFVSRDASNGRTDELYAVLEGLLRLIREEGYAYSNEFDEETESCVQNDENHVSARCGRSGRFAISKQYAAL; encoded by the exons ATGAGGCTATCTGTCCCGCTCCAACGGATAGCGGCCGCGGCCACGGCCGCCCAAGTGCGGTGGGCCTTGGGGAGTGCCGCCTCCCATGGCCTGGCGGCGCTGCCGGACATCGGCGCTTATGGTGTCCTCATCCAGCGCTGCGCCGATGGCGGTTGCCTCCGCCAGGGCCAGCAGCTCCACGCCCGCCTCGTCGTCTTCGCCGTCGTCGCTTCCAACTTCCTCGCCTCCAAGCTCATCTCCCTGTACTCCCGCTGCGGCCGCCTCCACGATGCCCGTCGCATGTTCGACGACATCCCCCGTCGCAACCTCTTTTCGTGGAACGCCATGCTCCTCGCCTACGCCCTACACGGCCCCGCCTCCCACGCCATCcgtctcttctcctccttccccACCTCCCTTTCGCCCGACGCCTTCACCCTCTCCGCCCTCCTCAAGTCCCTGTCGTCCCTcccaccttcctcttcctccgcctACAGGAGCGCCCACGCCTTCGCCGTCCGCCACGGCCTCGTCTGCAACATCTTTGTCTCGAATGGTCTCATTACAGCCTACGCTCACGGGGACGATATAGCGTCCGCTCAAAGAGTTTTCGACACAATGCCCCAAAGGGACATCGTCTCCTGGAACTCGATGATAGCCGGCTACTCGCAGAGCGGTCATTACCAGGAATGCTTGCGACTGTACCGGGAGATGGAAGCGAGATCTGGCGGCGTGCTTCCTAATGCGGTCACCGTCGTGAGCGTGTTGCAGGCTTGCTCTCAACTCAAGGATTTACTTTTCGGCATGGAGGTTCATCGCTTTGCTGTGGAACATGGGATTCAGATGGAGAGAGTGGCGTGGAATTCAGTCATCGGCTTCTATGCCAAGTGCGGGAGCCTGGATTCTGCCCGACGACTGTTCGAGGAAATGAGCGACAAGGATGGAGTCAGTTATAGTGCGATGATAACTGGGTACATGAGCTACGGGTTCGTCAGACCAGCAATGGATGTCTTCCGGCAAGCAGTTGCGCCCGTCCTTAGTACATGGAATGCCGTGATCGCCGGTCTAGCACAGAACAATTACCATGATGAAGTTTTGGACTTGGTCTGCGAGATGCAGGCCTCGGGTTTCAGTCCTAATTCAGTGACACTTTCAAGCCTTCTTCCAACCCTCTCATTCAATTCGAGTCTGCTGGGAGGGAAACAAGTCCATGGCTACGCCATTAGAAATGACTGTCATCAGAACATATATGTTGCAACTGCACTCATCGACACTTACGCAAAATCTGGTTTTCTTGAAGGCGCTCGACGAGTTTTCGATGTGTCAGTGGGCAGAAGTGTCGTCGTCTGGACCGCAATCATATCGGCCTATGCGGCTCACGGAGACGCGGATGCTGCACTGAGCCTGTTTGATAGAATGCTCGACGCTGGGATCAAGCCGGACCTAGTGACTTTCACCGCGGTGCTCTCGGCTTGTGCTCATGCCGGGGCAGTGGATGAAGCTCGCCACATTTTTGATGCCATGTCTTCCGTTTACAGAGTATCACCAACGGTGGAGCATTATGCTTGCATGGTTGGAGTGCTTAGCCGTGGTGGGATGCTCAAGGAGGCCGTCAAATTCATCGATAAGATGCCGATAGAGCCGAATTCTAAGACATGGGGCGCACTGCTCAATGGAGCAGCGGTTTATGGTGATGTTGAGGTTGGGCGGTTTGCATTTGAGCAGCTGCTTGAGATTGAGCCCGAGAACACGGGGAATTATATCGTCATGGCCAATTTGTATTCGAAGGATGGGAGACGGGAGGAAGCCAAAACGGTGAGGGAGAAGATGAGGGGAATCAGGTTGGAAAAGACTGCTGGTTGTAGTTGGATTGAGACGAGTGATGGGCTGCAGGTGTTTGTGTCTCGGGATGCTTCAAATGGACGAACAGACGAATTATATGCAGTGTTAGAGGGACTGCTTAGATTGATTAGGGAGGAAGGTTATGCTTACAGCAATGAGTTTGATGAGGAGACTGAGTCTTGTGTTCAAAATGATGAGA ATCACGTGTCCGCGCGATGTGGTCGATCGGGTAGATTTGCCATCTCGAAACAGTATGCAGCGCTATAA
- the LOC135622480 gene encoding uncharacterized protein LOC135622480, which translates to MKGKSRPPIPTVELKRDAYGFTVRPQHLQRYHEYSKIYKEEEEERSNRWKDFLDRLGETAEVPSSDSLVDDEGLAGAPDVAGGDDIDQNGAIRFDGSEEVATENTGEVKTHKISIWSHIRSSLSSIEQMMSYRVKKRRPSRDGEEAGNGRSYHALDEEESRGVHKPVRGAPEEESEEEFYDVERPELVQEASSSSDLALNDVPCFPWKEELESLVRGGVPMALRGELWQAFVGVRARRIKGYYDNLLSPEAESGNGKEHESSNNTDNNNKMSKAPERCSPEKWKGQIEKDLPRTFPGHPALDEDGRNALRRLLTAYARHNPSVGYCQAMNFFAGLLLLLMPEENAFWTLVGIIDDYFDGYYSEEMIESQVDQLVLEDLVREKFPKLVNHLDYLGVQVAWVTGPWFLSIFVNMLPWESVLRVWDVLLFGGNRVMLFRTALALMELYGPALVTAKDAGDAVTLLQALAGSTFDSSQLVLIACMGFQTVDELNLEQLRKRHRPEVIAVMEERSRGLRAWKDSQGLASKFYRLKHGPESLRMETNSTDGPAGLQANGDLPLKSESAEGYFSSLTVDGELDSVPDLKEQVTLLKVELCRLLEEKRSAVLRSEELETALMEMVRQDNRRLLSARVEQLQKEVSELRQTLADKQEEENAMLQVLMRMEQEQKVTEDARLLAEQNAAAQKYAAYMLKEKYEETMAAIAQMEKRAVMAETMLEATIQYQSNQVKAQELPSPRKTRPFGLGWLDKKKGKPEETTEGKMTSDVLPQKTPTDDVNGLEQVDK; encoded by the exons ATGAAGGGGAAGAGCCGGCCCCCTATCCCCACCGTCGAGCTTAAGAG GGATGCCTATGGGTTTACGGTGCGGCCTCAGCACTTGCAGAGATACCACGAGTACTCAAAAATCTACAAG gaggaggaggaagagagatccAACCGATGGAAGGACTTCTTGGACCGACTTGGGGAAACTGCTGAGGTGCCATCAAGCGATTCTTTGGTAGATGATGAAGGTCTTGCAGGAGCACCAGATGTTGCAGGGGGAGATGACATTGATCAGAATGGGGCTATCAGGTTTGATGGCTCAGAGGAAGTTGCGACAGAGAATACAGGGGAGGTGAAAACTCACAAAATAAGCATATGGAGTCACATAAGGTCATCGTTGAGTTCCATCGAGCAGATGATGAGCTATCGAGTCAAGAAAAGGAGACCATCTAGAGATGGAGAAGAAGCTGGAAATGGCCGATCCTATCATGCTTTGGATGAGGAGGAGAGCAGAGGTGTGCATAAGCCAGTGAGAGGGGcaccggaggaggaatcagaggaAGAATTTTACGATGTCGAGAGACCGGAGCTGGTGCAAGAAGCATCATCGAGTTCGGATTTGGCTTTGAATGATGTTCCTTGCTTCCCTTGGAAAGAAGAGTTGGAAAGCTTGGTTCGTGGGGGTGTGCCGATGGCTTTGAGAGGAGAG TTGTGGCAAGCTTTTGTGGGCGTGAGAGCTCGTAGAATTAAGGGGTATTATGATAATTTACTATCTCCCGAAGCTGAAAGTGGCAATGGAAAAGAACATGAGTCCTCCAACAACACAGACAACAATAACAAGATGTCAAAAGCACCTGAAAGGTGCAGTCCAGAGAAATGGAAGGGACAAATTGAGAAG GATTTGCCCCGAACATTTCCAGGGCACCCTGCATTGGATGAGGATGGAAGGAATGCTTTGAGGCGTCTACTCACGGCTTATGCTCGACATAATCCATCTGTTGGATACTGCCAG GCCATGAACTTCTTTGCAGGCTTGTTATTGCTGCTGATGCCCGAGGAAAATGCATTTTG GACATTAGTGGGTATTATCGATGACTACTTTGATGGATACTATTCTGAGGAAATGATTGAATCTCAG GTGGACCAACTTGTTCTTGAGGATCTAGTCCGTGAAAAGTTCCCAAAATTGG TTAATCATCTCGATTACCTGGGGGTGCAGGTTGCATGGGTTACTGGACCTTGGTTCCTTTCGATCTTTGTCAATATGCTTCCATGGGAAAGTG TTCTTCGTGTTTGGGATGTGCTTCTTTTTGGTGGAAATCGTGTTATGCTGTTCCGCACAGCACTTGCTTTGATGGAGTTATATG GTCCTGCTCTGGTAACAGCAAAAGATGCTGGAGATGCAGTAACTTTGTTGCAGGCTCTTGCTGGTTCTACCTTCGATAGCAGCCAACTtgtcttgatagcttgcatgggtTTTCAAACTGTAGATGAATTGAATCTGGAGCAGTTGAGGAAAAGGCACAGGCCTGAAGTTATCGCTGTCATGGAGGAAAGGTCCAGAGGACTTCGTGCTTGGAAGGACTCCCAGGGCCTAGCATCTAAATTTTACAGGTTGAAGCATGGTCCAGAATCATTACGCATGGAAACCAACTCCACAGATGGTCCAGCTGGTTTACAAGCCAATGGGGATTTGCCATTAAAGTCTGAATCAGCTGAGGGATACTTCAGTAGCTTAACGGTTGATGGCGAGTTGGATTCTGTACCTGATCTCAAAGAACAG GTGACATTGTTGAAGGTTGAGTTATGCAGATTGCTGGAGGAGAAAAGATCAGCTGTTCTCAG ATCTGAAGAGTTGGAGACAGCACTAATGGAGATGGTCAGACAGGACAACAGGCGCCTTCTAAGTGCCAGG GTTGAGCAGCTACAAAAAGAGGTATCTGAATTACGACAAACTCTTGCAgataaacaagaagaagaaaatgccATGCTCCAG GTTTTAATGAGGATGGAGCAGGAACAGAAAGTGACAGAAGATGCTCGCCTGTTAGCTGAGCAAAACGCTGCTGCTCAGAAATATGCAGCTTATATGCTTAAG GAAAAATATGAAGAGACAATGGCTGCAATTGCACAGATGGAGAAAAGGGCTGTAATGGCTGAGACAATGCTGGAGGCGACAATACAGTATCAGTCAAATCAGGTCAAAGCTCAAGAATTGCCATCACCAAG GAAAACTAGACCATTTGGACTTGGCTGGCTTGACAAGAAAAAG GGCAAGCCGGAAGAGACCACAGAAGGTAAAATGACGTCCGATGTACTACCCCAGAAAACTCCCACCGACGATGTTAATGGTCTTGAGCAAGTAGATAAGTAG